The genome window CAGTGCGATATAGTAGGTACAAGAATCTGTCTTCTGTGGCACAAGGCCCCCACTTttacatttttcttatttttttacttCACATATTTAGTCAACCACACCAATTTTTCTTGGATCTTGCAACCAAATTTTTGTGTTTTGGTCATCCCTAAAACCTTAATTTGCTGAAAAACATTCTAGATTTGATTTCAAACTCCAAGAAATTGACTCTAGAAcatttaaaaacccaaaaaagaaTTGATTCAAGAAAGCATTTTTTGGGGGTTCTTGAACTGTTTTTCTTGGTAAAACATTTCTGGGTATTTGCTGATTTGGTTCAAAGATCTGATCTTTAATCAAGAAATCAACTTTTTTGTGATTAAGTTGCAGAGGGTTAGCTATGAATTTCAGAAACATGGAGGAATTTTGGCCTTTTTACATGAACCAACACTCAAAACTAGCAACAAGGCGTTGGCATTTTGTGGGTACACTTTGCAGTATCTTGTGCTTGGTTTACACACTGCTGTTTAATAAGTGGTTTGTGATTTTTGTGCCAATTCTTGGGTATGGCTTGGCTTGGTATAGTCATTTTTATGTTGAAGGGAATGTTCCTGCAACATTTGGACACCCCTTTTGGTCTTTGTTATGTGATTTCAAGATGTTTGGTTTAATGCTCACTGGCCAAATGGATAGAGAAATCAAAAGGCTTGGGAAAAGGCCTGTTTTACAGGTCTATTAATGCTTTTCCCTAAGCTCTCTTGTCTTTGTTCTATTGATATACTTGTAATTGCATCTCCAAATGCTTTTTGTTTCTGTTCAGATTTACATACTGATATTGGATTGTCTAGACTTGTATATAAATCTACTGTTTGTTGTGAACTTTGCAATGGAACATGTTTTTGCTATACTTGTGTCTTCCGTGATGATATAAACCTATCTAAATGCTTGAAAGATATAATTAAAGATGGTCAATGAAATGAGTGAAAACTATAGGAGACCAAGTTTGAAATCCTAGCTGCGATTAGAGAACGCTCAGATGATTTCTCTCTTCTGTCTAAGTCTTGGTGGACCCCTAGGTAACAGTGCTAGTAGGAGATGGCAGGAGATAGCAAGTACACAGTGAAATAGTCAAGGTAGGGGCAAGCTGGCCCAGACACCACatgtataaaaaaataaaaaataaactccTATTGCGGATGACTTAAATCGTCTGAGCTATCAAGTAAGGGAGTGTAGCTTACTCAAAGATGATTCCATTTTGTTTGGAACTCAGTTGTTCCAATTGGAAAAGGGTCCTTTGCTTAGGTTCTCACTGGAGTCTTTTATATGTAGTGTTGAAATGTTAGATGAGTATGATTGTGAGCTTCTATGAGGTATTGCTTAGCTCTTCTTCGCGATCAAACCTGATTGCTCCAACTATGTGGTAGCTTTCACTTCATTCCTTAGCTTAGAGGCGAAACTAggatatagagttagtagatttAAAGTTTGTGTGATATATTCTAAATACATAGAAGCATATTTATAAATGGTTGAACCGAAAGCAATGAGTTCAGTTGAACTTGTATAACCTGGCCTAGATCTGCATTGATCTTTCCTTGGCTAACCTGTTTGAAAGGTTTAGTAGCTCCCCTGAGCTACATACCTGCCTCAATGCTTCTTTAAGATCTTCTATTGTATCTGAACTGAGTTCTAATCGGCactaattttttaattttgagGCACAAAGTCAGCAGAATTTGTTTTACCTTAACAGTATGTTTTCTAGGCGAGAGTAGATAGTCATTCTTATTAGTTCTTGGAATAGATAATTGGACATGGCCCAAACGAAGTCTCAATACCGTATACGCCTTGTCCTTTACATAGGGAAACTTACTAGTGCAAGTACATGCACACAACCTTCAATTCTTATTCAAGGATCTCTCATTCACTTCAAGGTCTTTGTAGTATCTTTGCTAAAGTAGGTTAGATATGCAGGATAAGCTATGAGGTAGACACAAAAACTTTAGAAGGTGTCCAGCTTTAAGGTAATTAGTTCTGTGGTAAACGTAATTTGCATGCGATGGCACTTCTTTGACAATCCGTGTAAGTTCGGCCTAGCAGCCTGCTAAGAAGCATTCATGACTTATATATATGTTTCAGACCAATGAGAAAGAGTACAGAATAAGGATTGATTTCATTGCATCAATTGTGGTGTATGTGTAAAAAGTTGCAGCAAAAGAGTGTGCTTGTGTGGAGCATGCCCCACGAAAAATCAGGCTTGAAGCTCTCACCTTATTAACAAGCCGGGAACTGACAGCTCAGGAGATTCATAGCctggccaagcttctcaagagaccaaaagcacttttttttcaaaaacactATTTTTtctaacttgaggtgtttggccaagctttttttggtgaaaaaagtacttttgggaagaagcagaaacagtttctgagaagcagaaaaaagtagcttcttcccaaaagcagaagcagaagcagttttgacttttcttcttaccaaaaatacccttaacaaaatatagtatataccaaaataaccgttaaacctaatacttaggatattaatatataaatatttcttattatttttaggatagctttctaatatacagtgactttaggggtgaatgtttttatatttgttgaatgatttttaatatatttaacttatattaaaagaataaagtacttttaaattttattttcaagttttacttaaataaaatgaaaagatttaattattgcatgtaataacaaattcttaagattatttatttacttataacattaactattaagtaaatctattcatgtctttattcgtaatttgatacttaaaagcactttttgaaaagtttggttaaacacaaattattgctcaaaagtacttttcagagtgattagccaaacacaaactacttctctccaaaagtactcTTTTCAAAAGCATTttaacacttctcaaaataagctgatttctccCGCTTGGCCAAACATACTATCAATCTCATTGAGTTTAATTCCTATTCTCAACCCATGACCAAGACGAGCTCGAACTTCCATTGTAACATCGAATATAATTAAACCGGCTGAGTGTCTAGTGACGGCTCAAACCCATTCATCACGAGATTCTCTGATTTAATTTAACACATCGTAAACTAGTTGCCACAAGAAAGAATGATAAGATCCTCTTCCATATTGGATATCTGTTTTGGTGGGAGGTCTGCATTGGTTGACATTTTTTAGGAACCAGGAAGTAGATACAGGCAGGAGCATTGTCCGGACAATTGTTTCAAATGTTGCTTTTCATAATTAAGAAACGCATATTGGATGGTTTGTAATTGCATGTTAGTAAAACAATATTTGCCTTACCTTCTCCATTGGCAATTCTTTAGGCCCTCTGAAGTAGCTGAAGTTTTTGCATGACTCTCAATGTCCCCCTGATCAATCCCATCTCCAGCCCACCACTTTAATTTTTTGGTTTCACCTCAACGCAAAATCGTTTAGGTCCAtgttttgatttgaattgtaaaaaATGTTGGCACCTTCAATTGAAATCTCAACTGTAAAGAGAGGGAAATGATGAATTACGGGGTTTGATGAAAGAATCTGAATAATGTATAAACCCAATTCGATGTAAACTGCATTTACCTTCAACTTTCTCTTATTATCCATGTTTAGGGTATGATCTCAATTCAAGAAATCTTTTATCAATTCCAGTTTTACATCCCGTCGTTCTTTCAAGGTGCTTAACATTTTGAGATGCGTGATGCAATAATAAGATCAGTCCTTATTGGCAAAAGCATGAGAGGtgaactttaacatataaaagtAAAAGCACAAAACTTGTGAGGAACGACGGAAACAAACTGTTGTGTTCAATAAATAATCATTGTTTGCTTGAATATGTCAAAACACCATCTGTTTGTTACCCCTGGGGAAGGGTACAATGACAAACACCTCAGATTTTGTATACTCAAAATTCAGATTCAGATCAGATCAAGGCAATTGTCCCTTCTTCCTATTGTTCAACATATGTCTACTCACAGTTGAACAGCTGAACTTCCCCCACTGGCTTGAAAGGCGGTTGTCAGCTCAAGTTCCAGCAGGAGAGAATGCCTCAGCTTCTATAACCCACAACCGGAATGTGCCAAATTTTATGTGTATGCAACATTACAAGTTAGTGTTTCGCGAAAATGATGGTAATGGCATGGCCTCCTGTGGACGAAGAATGACAAGCACACCAAACATCCCCAGCATAGGAAGTACGAGAAGCCATTTTAACAGCTTATAATAATGAAAATGGAATGTCAAGGAAAAATCATCAGAGAAATATAGCCCGTTCTTGTCAACCATCTCCACCAACACAGTCCCAGCAGTCCTCACAGCAACAGTTGGGAGCATAATCCGATGTTTTCCAGGTTGAccaaatattttattttgcttAATAGTTCTATCACCTTGGTAATTGCCAGGTACTAACAAACTCACCTGTGTCGTAATGGAGAAATAAAAAGATACATTACTAACTAGTGAGCAATGAGATGTTAATAGAAGACAAACTTTAATAAAAGGTACAGCTTTTTTACCGTGACATTATATGGAGCTTGAGACCCAGATGGATATCTGTATCTATCAAAAATTTCTATTTCAACCCAAAAGCTCTTGCCTTCTTCATCACGGAAAGCTCTTGATGATGGAGTTACATAGACTCCCTCACGATCTAATCGGTATGCAGCATTATTTCTCCCTTGGTTAGGTGATCTCCATGCCTGCAGTGCATATCATGCAGATATTACTAATCAAACAGCTCAAGAAACAACCAAAAGcaaccaaaataaaaaaataaaaaataatcttGTTGAGTACCTTGAGGGGATGATGTGGAGAAGGCGTCGAAAAACAGAAGACATTGCCATTCATGGTTGTCACAATAAGATCGAGGTCGTCTCCACCATCAACATTGTCAGCCAAGACCATGCTGTATCTGTGAGCAAGAGCAAAGAAAAGCACATTTTCAAATTACCTTTTAGAAAGAAGATTTTTTGTTTCCCTTTAAAAGGAGAACAGAAGAACAAAACAGAGAATCTAAGGACATCTTACGATGTTTCACCAATATCTACAACATCAGCACATGATGTAGGTCCATCTATGAGATATAAGTAACCATCAAATGAAGTTGTGACAATTGTAAGCCCTTTTTTCCTCTGTCCACGTTTGGTCAAGTCAACAAGAAGAACTTGATTCATCACTCTACCATGAGTCCTGTAAGGATATGGGCGTACAAACGAGCCATCCTTGCCACTAAGAACATAAATATTCCCAGAAAGTGTTGGAACAACGATATCAGTATGGCCATCCCCATCCACATCACCAACGGCAGGTCCCTGAGGTTAAAAGGTTTGCATGCATATCATACTCAGGCTAGTTGAAAAAATAAGGAGACAGGATACCGTGGCGTACCTGTGGAACAAGGCTTTTAAGATGCTTTTCCCAAATTTCTTTGCCCTGTGCAGTCCATGCAGCAATATTGCCATGCGAATCTGTAGTAACTAGTTCAATCTTGCCATCATCATTTATATCGGCTGCAATTACTGCTCCTTGGATTTCAGCCATTTCAAGCGGAAACTTATCCCTCACCTTCCCTGATACAGTAAGTGTTTTAGTCTTCAAACAGTATGATGATGCACAATAATATCAAACAGATCAGACTAAAGATGGATGCTCCTTGCTACTTCACATTCCATGATAGGCATGTCCACAACACAAAAGTCAACAGAAGACAGTCCCACCAATCAACTATTGTTGGTTACATCTGGAAATTACCCCAAGCCCATGGGCTTAATCAATCTAAAAGGAAAGCTAGCGGGAAAGGACACATGCAAGCTTTAGAAGAAAATGAAACGCATTACAATAATCATGACATAAAGGGGTATTCAAAGGTCGACATGCATCTCATAATGGAAAAAGAATCTCATAAACACCCAGGGGGGGCATGGGGGAGAAAGAGAACAGATATTTTACTTTTCAGTTGGATAATAATTTTGAAAATCTGAAGATCCTTAAAAGTATATTGCAACATGACAATAAGAAGATAAACACAAATGAAGACCGATTACCCTTGTGATCCAAGACATAAAACAAGCCATAAGAGGTCCCAACTAGAATGTCCAAATTTCCATCACCATCCAGATCAACTACCGTAGGGGAAGAATATATGTAGGCACGGAAGTTCCCCGTGTCAGTACTTAGGTCCAGCTGTTGAGTCCACTTGACTTGCTTGGTATCTAGATTAAAAACAACAATACCACCAGATACATATTTTCCAATGTCAATGTCTCCAAGCTCCTTTGAATGCTCTGAATTTTTATAGTACCTGTTAGATTAAATATCAATCAGCTGTGACATATGCACCAAACTAGACTTGCGAATCATTGCTGTTACTGCTGGCAGACACCTAAATGAAGCAAACTGACGGGTTGTTTTTGACATAAAAACTAAAAATACATGAGTTACTTTAAAGTTTAAGCACAATCTCAATTAGCAAAGATGAGAGACATCAAGAAATAGTGGCTGGGACACAAAGAGCAACCACTCAAAAGATCTTAGGCTCTAATAATTGCATTGCAATTTGCAAGGATATATGGATATACTGGCATATATAACCATAAGCCATTAACACAACCATGCTCATAGGCAGCtcacatatttatattttaaagcaATAAACCCACCAAATGCAGAAGAAGCCAGATTCATAATTCCAGCATGTCCAACGCTAACAACTACCAAAGGATAGATAAGAGGAAGCATTTCCCCCAAGGAAACATGTTTGGCAAGTGTTCATAAACATGTGTGGCACCAGGAAGTTTTGTAACTTTCTAATGACACAACAAACAAAGCAATCAGCAGCGGCATCAGAAACAGGGAAACAAAATACCAGCTATAATAGAGAACTTACTCATGGTCAAAGAAATAAGAAACTGCAACAATCATTTCTGACACCCCATCATTATCAATGTCCGCTATGACCTGATACAAATGATAAGACCCTTAAGGCTTTAAACACATCAGGATcttaataaattttttttttttttttgataaggtatcTTAATAGATATCTATTTTATAATCTGTCTTTGTAAAGGACTTACAGGTGTACATAAAACATGAGCATCAATATCCACATAATCCTCCAATTTCTCATGTTCTGGCTCCTGAAATTCTTCGTCTCTCCACGTGTCCTCATCAACATAATCATCATAGTCATAATTATACTCATCTGCCAGCTCATCACTGTCACGAAATAACTCAAAAGATGAATCGGCATCTGCTTCTAGGCCTTCTTCATTTTCCACAGTCGCAGCTCCAACATCTTTTGACCCAGAAGCACTTCCCTCAGATCTTTTCAAAACATCATCTTCAAGAAGTCTTCTTCCAGCACTGGTTCCATTCTCCAAATTGCTAATTTTCTCGTTTTCAGAACTCGGAATACTATTGTTCGAGTTAGCCATGTTAGTTTCTGCATCACCTAGACTACTATTTGTCCTCTTTTGGTCTTCTAAAGTAGACGAATTGTTATATGAAACTTCTGATGGCAAAGATATTGAAGCGTTGGATGCATCATGGTGGACTTCATTCAGAACAGAATGCGTCTCATTGTGAATTGCTGATGTAGTAGAGTCTGAATGGTTGCCACTGTGAGTGGACACATCATGACCTAAAAGAAAATTTCAGATCTATGATATGTTCTAGCATATAGTAAAAGTTGATAAAGGTCAAAACACTGCATTTCCACTTCAAGAGACCAAAGGGATTATCATAAGAAGGAAAATGTTAATCAAATGACATGCATGAGTATCTCCTGAAAGACAAAGGGATGATCACCCGTAGAAAACAGTCATCCCACAGTGGCTTGTTAAATATAAAAGATACATAAGACTGAAGTCCCCTTGAAAAACACTTAAATACTACAAACACATATAAGCAAAGGAAAGCACAGGCTCTCAAGTAACTAAATTTAAGGTACATGAAATATGATAAGAGGTCCAATTATAGGCGAAATGTTACCCAAGGTACCCAAATACAAGTGTCGAATACAAGTAACAAACAATGACGTGTGCCAGATGAAAGACTTCTATCTGTACAATCCAGAGTGTAACCGACAATCAATTTTGATTACCAGTACTTTATATTAACTTCCAAAGAAGTTTAATCGTTGCTTCTTCAGGCTTCTAACAAGTGTCACAATGCACTTGGTTAAGAAAAGATCACTGAGATCCTATCTTGGTTCAGCTTTATGATACGGAAATAATAAACAAAACGGGCATTCGAATGAGGAAAGAAAGGAAGCTCGAAAGAGAAATCCAAGAATTTACATGTTCCTTTTGACTTGCCCATGAAAGAGCAACATACTTACGGGCTACAGACTCCATCAGATGCTCCTGGATCAGTTGGTCATCATGGACATCTGGATGAGAACGGTCCACAGGGTCTGAACTCAAACCCACATGCCAATTTTTTTTAACCTTCAACCGAGGAATCTCAAGTTTATCAGACATCAAGTATCCTGAGACCCTATTCAGATGTTAACCATGTCATATTGAGTCGACAAAAATGTCTGCGATTGCTAAAAAAGGAAAATATTACATAAGATGACTTAGCATTACCTGAAAAAGAGCACCTCACCGTTGTAGGTGGCCAAACCTATCTCCCTCACTCCATCCCTGTCAATGTCGTACAGGAAAGGACTGGAATGAACAGTAGACTGATGAAAAGCTGGCCATCCTGATAAGGTGAGGTTATATCATTAGCAGAAACGTTATCCCATTTACGTGATTCTCTCAAATTTAATGAGTATCTAGAAGAATATTCATATAAACACATTATCTTGTCCTTTGACATTCCAGATTTGAATTCAGATCCAATTTATAAGCTAGATTGGGTGACTGTGCACCAGGTAAAGGGTGTTTCCAGTCTACTGTAGCCAATCAAATAAGTTTTCATTCAAAATTTACCTACAAATATTTGAAGTTACTCTCATTACCAGCTTCCCACAAATTATACCTGGTAGTTTATCTCCATCAGAACCTTCCAGAACTTCCAAGTAATGAACAAAAGAGGGAACTACAACCTCAAGCTTCCCATCACTAATATACAGATGGAAAAAGACTGTTAGGATGAACAAATGAGCcaaaaggaataaaataaagcaaTTGCAATGATATTCTAAAACTTCAAAGACTCATACTCATCAAATTTGGTAGAACTAACATAATGGTACATTTTGCTCTTATTTTCCCTTTGGCGACAGGGGAATGGGCTTGATGACACATTCATTGACCATGTAAATCCATGGTGACCTCTATTATTAGTTAAAGCCACCCAgcaaaaagaaaatatatttgaTTAATCTTTTTCTCTTACTCCGCAGTGCCATTGATTAAAACAAGTAGTTTATGACAATAAACACTGCAGCACCCTTACCATTCAGAGGCAGCGTTAAAGCAACAAATATACTGCATGTAAAACAACAAAGTAAATTACAgaacaaaaaaaaataagaattgtatACAATGTTACCTGTTAATATCAGCAATCAAGGGAGAGGCATACACGCTAGAACTAACTTCTGTCTGCCATCTTAGCTCCAAATGCTGAGGGCACTGTGTATTCAACAATTCATCCTCATCTCTGCAGCATACATTTTAAAAACTCTTCAGTAGTTCTTTCATTGTCTTTTTGATATGTAAATGAAAAGAATTCTAAGCATTTTAACCATTCTTATGATGTCGAATAAAAAGCAGTAATACAGGAAATTAATAAACTAATCAACCAATCAATCTATTATGCCTCAATCCAAACTAGTAGGTGTTGGTTATCCTCTATATCCGTTCAGCTTCATTTATGCCCATTCCATTCCAGTAATAAATAATTCATCTTAAGGCATAAGAAGCATCTAAGATGTGAATTTGCCTTTGAAACGTAATTCGTAAACTGTGGTGGAAACAAAGGAGAATGAGAACAAAGAAATCAAGAAGTAAAATTAACTCATATGACAACAATGTGGATAagaaagttaaaaagttaagcCACCCAGTGAATACACCACATAGGTCAAGCCTTAAAGGAGAAGGCATCACAATAGATGTTCAGCATAATCAATTATTACTTTCACACATTTCTAGTTTTTGTATAGTATATCTATTTTTTAATAGAGTAAATAGTTTTATTAATAATAGACAAATTTCTCATATACAAGCCTTATACCAAAAAAGCAGAGAATATACAACATAATATGATTCTCTCGATATCCAATCTTCTATACAAACTAAAACTTCATTAGTACACCAAAAGAAACTAGGAGTGATAGGCTATTCTCAAA of Nicotiana tomentosiformis chromosome 7, ASM39032v3, whole genome shotgun sequence contains these proteins:
- the LOC104100991 gene encoding protein DEFECTIVE IN EXINE FORMATION 1, translating into MMKTRVLLLCFLIFSSNFSHLQSEEPKTNKFREREATDDSTAYPNLDEDELLNTQCPQHLELRWQTEVSSSVYASPLIADINSDGKLEVVVPSFVHYLEVLEGSDGDKLPGWPAFHQSTVHSSPFLYDIDRDGVREIGLATYNGEVLFFRVSGYLMSDKLEIPRLKVKKNWHVGLSSDPVDRSHPDVHDDQLIQEHLMESVARHDVSTHSGNHSDSTTSAIHNETHSVLNEVHHDASNASISLPSEVSYNNSSTLEDQKRTNSSLGDAETNMANSNNSIPSSENEKISNLENGTSAGRRLLEDDVLKRSEGSASGSKDVGAATVENEEGLEADADSSFELFRDSDELADEYNYDYDDYVDEDTWRDEEFQEPEHEKLEDYVDIDAHVLCTPVIADIDNDGVSEMIVAVSYFFDHEYYKNSEHSKELGDIDIGKYVSGGIVVFNLDTKQVKWTQQLDLSTDTGNFRAYIYSSPTVVDLDGDGNLDILVGTSYGLFYVLDHKGKVRDKFPLEMAEIQGAVIAADINDDGKIELVTTDSHGNIAAWTAQGKEIWEKHLKSLVPQGPAVGDVDGDGHTDIVVPTLSGNIYVLSGKDGSFVRPYPYRTHGRVMNQVLLVDLTKRGQRKKGLTIVTTSFDGYLYLIDGPTSCADVVDIGETSYSMVLADNVDGGDDLDLIVTTMNGNVFCFSTPSPHHPLKAWRSPNQGRNNAAYRLDREGVYVTPSSRAFRDEEGKSFWVEIEIFDRYRYPSGSQAPYNVTVSLLVPGNYQGDRTIKQNKIFGQPGKHRIMLPTVAVRTAGTVLVEMVDKNGLYFSDDFSLTFHFHYYKLLKWLLVLPMLGMFGVLVILRPQEAMPLPSFSRNTNL
- the LOC104100992 gene encoding uncharacterized protein, yielding MNFRNMEEFWPFYMNQHSKLATRRWHFVGTLCSILCLVYTLLFNKWFVIFVPILGYGLAWYSHFYVEGNVPATFGHPFWSLLCDFKMFGLMLTGQMDREIKRLGKRPVLQVY